One Candidatus Devosia phytovorans genomic window carries:
- the flgB gene encoding flagellar basal body rod protein FlgB, translating into MGLINMPVFSALTDKMRWHQARQGLLAENVANAETPGFKGRDLAQYDYGDRKTAMSSATVTTTATQPMHFSVGSAEGSAFGAQRMANFEITPEGNGVTLEDEMMKVTTNMMDYQAATGLYQKSISIIKTALGRQA; encoded by the coding sequence ATGGGCCTTATCAATATGCCGGTGTTTTCGGCACTCACAGACAAGATGCGCTGGCATCAGGCCCGTCAAGGCCTGCTGGCCGAGAACGTGGCCAATGCCGAGACCCCCGGGTTCAAGGGGCGGGATCTGGCGCAATATGACTATGGCGACCGCAAGACGGCAATGTCCTCGGCGACGGTGACGACCACGGCGACGCAGCCGATGCATTTTTCGGTCGGCAGTGCGGAAGGCAGCGCCTTTGGCGCGCAGCGCATGGCCAATTTCGAAATCACGCCGGAAGGCAATGGGGTGACGCTCGAAGACGAGATGATGAAGGTCACCACCAATATGATGGACTACCAGGCGGCGACCGGCCTCTACCAGAAATCCATCAGCATTATCAAAACCGCCCTCGGGCGTCAGGCATAG
- the fliQ gene encoding flagellar biosynthesis protein FliQ yields MTGAEVLDISSDGIWVLIIVSAPMMIVGLVVGVIIALFQALTQIQEQTLVFVPKIIAIFVTMLLTLPFVGATMGGYMNRVVDMIIVGG; encoded by the coding sequence ATGACCGGCGCCGAAGTTCTCGACATTTCCAGTGACGGCATCTGGGTGCTGATCATCGTCTCGGCGCCGATGATGATTGTCGGCCTCGTGGTCGGCGTGATCATCGCGCTGTTCCAGGCGCTGACGCAGATCCAGGAACAGACCCTGGTCTTCGTGCCCAAGATCATCGCCATCTTCGTCACCATGCTGCTGACCCTGCCATTCGTCGGCGCCACCATGGGCGGCTATATGAACCGCGTGGTCGACATGATCATCGTGGGCGGCTGA
- the recA gene encoding recombinase RecA, translating into MANASLRVVEGGSMDKDKALAAALSQIERNFGKGSIMRLGEASAIEVESISTGSLGLDIALGIGGLPKGRIVEIFGPESSGKTTLALHVIAEAQKSGGICAFVDAEHALDPVYARKLGVNVDDLLISQPDAGEQALEITDTLVRSGAIDVLVVDSVAALTPKAELEGEMGDSLPGLQARLMSQAMRKLTSSISKSKCLVIFINQIRMKIGVMYGSPETTTGGNALKFYASVRLDIRRIGALKDREEVVGNQTRVKVVKNKLAPPFRQVEFDIMYGEGISKTGELLDLGVKSGIVEKSGAWFSWDSQRLGQGRENSRQFLKDNPQIANTIEQGVRESSGLLGEVLLVSGGEDGAGGDDE; encoded by the coding sequence ATGGCAAACGCGTCGCTTCGTGTAGTTGAAGGTGGTTCGATGGACAAAGACAAGGCACTTGCTGCGGCGCTCAGCCAGATCGAGCGCAATTTTGGCAAGGGCTCGATCATGCGGCTGGGCGAAGCCTCGGCGATCGAGGTCGAATCGATCTCCACCGGATCGCTGGGCCTCGATATCGCGCTGGGCATCGGCGGTTTGCCGAAGGGCCGAATCGTCGAGATCTTCGGGCCGGAAAGCTCGGGCAAGACTACGCTGGCGCTGCATGTCATTGCTGAAGCCCAAAAATCTGGCGGCATCTGCGCCTTTGTCGACGCCGAACATGCCCTGGATCCGGTCTATGCCCGCAAGCTGGGCGTCAATGTCGACGACCTGCTGATCTCGCAGCCCGACGCTGGCGAGCAGGCGCTTGAAATCACCGATACGCTGGTCCGTTCTGGTGCCATCGACGTGCTGGTGGTCGATTCGGTGGCGGCGCTGACCCCCAAGGCCGAGCTTGAAGGCGAGATGGGCGACAGCCTGCCGGGCCTGCAGGCCCGCCTGATGAGCCAGGCCATGCGCAAGCTGACCTCGTCGATCTCCAAGTCGAAGTGCCTCGTCATCTTCATCAACCAGATCCGCATGAAGATCGGCGTGATGTATGGCTCGCCCGAAACCACGACCGGCGGCAATGCGCTGAAGTTCTACGCCTCGGTTCGTCTCGACATTCGCCGCATCGGCGCGCTCAAGGATCGCGAAGAGGTCGTGGGCAACCAGACCCGCGTGAAGGTGGTCAAGAACAAGCTGGCTCCGCCGTTCCGCCAGGTCGAATTCGACATCATGTATGGCGAGGGCATTTCCAAGACGGGCGAATTGCTCGACCTGGGCGTCAAGTCCGGCATTGTCGAAAAGTCCGGCGCCTGGTTCTCCTGGGACAGCCAGCGGCTCGGGCAGGGGCGTGAAAACTCCCGCCAGTTCCTCAAGGACAATCCGCAGATCGCCAATACGATCGAGCAGGGCGTGCGCGAAAGCTCGGGTCTGCTCGGCGAAGTGCTGCTGGTCTCGGGCGGCGAAGACGGAGCCGGCGGCGACGACGAATAG
- the gguC gene encoding GguC family protein, which translates to MNLIQFIDDKGERAVGAVDNGVTRVVNGAASTYALAMVALDSGKGLGALVAELGLGETVDRDAILADGRLLAPIDHPDPAHLYVTGTGLTHLGSAATRDAMHTANSGQSEVGLTDTMKMFRMGLEGGKPAEGQTGVQPEWFYKGNGYTVINPGQSIPSPSFALDAGEEPEMAGIYLIDHEGQPRRLGFTLANEFSDHVTERVNYLYLAHSKLRACAFGPELRLGDLPAHIEGKSRIWRDGKVLWEKPFLSGEDNMSHTIANLEYHHFKYDLFRQPGDVHVHMFGTATLSFADGIKTQDGDVFEIEEAQFGAALRNPVQGEADKPVVIGNLY; encoded by the coding sequence ATGAATCTGATCCAGTTTATCGACGATAAGGGTGAGCGCGCGGTCGGCGCCGTCGACAATGGGGTGACCCGTGTCGTCAACGGCGCCGCCAGCACCTATGCCCTGGCCATGGTCGCCCTGGACAGCGGCAAGGGCCTCGGCGCGCTGGTCGCCGAACTGGGCCTCGGCGAAACCGTGGATCGCGACGCCATTCTCGCCGACGGGCGCCTGCTGGCGCCGATCGATCATCCCGATCCGGCCCATCTCTACGTCACCGGCACCGGCCTCACCCATCTGGGCTCGGCTGCGACGCGCGACGCCATGCACACCGCCAACAGCGGCCAGAGCGAAGTCGGCCTCACCGACACGATGAAAATGTTCCGCATGGGCCTCGAAGGCGGCAAGCCGGCCGAGGGTCAGACGGGCGTGCAGCCGGAATGGTTTTACAAGGGCAATGGCTACACGGTCATCAATCCCGGCCAGTCCATCCCCTCGCCCAGCTTTGCGCTCGATGCCGGTGAAGAGCCGGAAATGGCCGGCATTTATCTCATTGACCACGAGGGCCAGCCGCGCCGCCTCGGCTTTACCCTCGCCAATGAATTTTCCGACCACGTCACCGAACGCGTCAACTATCTCTACCTCGCCCATTCCAAGCTGCGCGCCTGCGCCTTTGGTCCAGAGCTTCGCCTTGGCGACCTGCCGGCCCATATCGAGGGCAAGTCGCGCATCTGGCGCGATGGCAAGGTGCTGTGGGAGAAGCCATTCCTCTCCGGCGAGGACAACATGTCCCACACCATCGCCAACCTCGAATATCACCACTTCAAATACGACCTGTTCCGCCAGCCCGGCGACGTCCATGTGCATATGTTCGGCACGGCGACGCTGAGCTTTGCCGATGGCATCAAGACGCAGGACGGCGACGTCTTCGAGATCGAGGAAGCCCAGTTCGGCGCCGCATTGCGCAATCCGGTGCAGGGCGAGGCCGACAAGCCCGTCGTGATCGGCAATCTCTATTGA
- a CDS encoding DUF2237 domain-containing protein, translating into MGRYEGSTEFNVLDEALQPCSSNPLTGFFRTGYCAAGPDSAAVHLVCIQASDEFLAYSKSVGNDLTTPMPQFAFPGLVAGDRWCLIAQRWAQAHEAGKAPRVFLRATNREVLGRIPLGILRAYALDLN; encoded by the coding sequence ATGGGGCGCTACGAGGGTTCTACCGAGTTCAACGTGCTCGACGAAGCCCTGCAGCCCTGTTCGAGCAATCCGCTGACCGGCTTCTTTCGCACCGGCTATTGTGCGGCGGGGCCGGACAGCGCGGCGGTGCATCTGGTGTGTATCCAGGCGAGTGACGAGTTCCTCGCCTATTCGAAGTCGGTCGGCAACGATCTGACGACCCCCATGCCGCAGTTCGCTTTTCCCGGCCTTGTGGCGGGCGACCGCTGGTGCCTCATCGCCCAGCGCTGGGCGCAAGCGCATGAAGCGGGCAAGGCGCCGCGGGTGTTCCTGCGCGCGACCAACCGCGAAGTGCTGGGCCGCATTCCGCTCGGGATTTTAAGAGCTTACGCGCTGGATCTGAATTAG
- the flhB gene encoding flagellar biosynthesis protein FlhB has translation MSDEAPENDSKTEDPSQKKLQDAREKGDVAKSQEVVTWFMLLGSAAIFAGMGPGAAASLAEALKVLMMNADRFDLSGAGFSAFVTSLTYTLLGIVLIPLIILSVCAILANLIQHQPLFSGEPVKPKFSKVSPLAGFKRLFSGESLVNFGKGLLKISVVGAVVIMVVWPERDRLDTMMTADPLIILADFQELGVKIFMAVLIVVTAIAGADYFYVRQKWWKKQMMTLQETRDEYKQMEGDPHVKGKLRQLRHEKSRKRMMAAVPDATVVITNPTHFAVALKYDKGMKAPQCVAKGADAVAFRIRELAKENDVPIVENPPLARALFATVEVDDVIPGEHFQAVAEVIGFVMRLKRGAGWKAG, from the coding sequence ATGTCTGACGAAGCCCCCGAGAACGACTCAAAAACAGAAGACCCTTCCCAAAAGAAGCTGCAGGACGCGCGCGAGAAGGGCGACGTGGCAAAGAGCCAGGAGGTCGTCACCTGGTTCATGCTGCTGGGGTCTGCCGCGATCTTTGCCGGCATGGGGCCGGGGGCGGCGGCAAGTCTGGCCGAAGCGCTCAAGGTGCTGATGATGAATGCCGACCGCTTCGATCTCAGCGGCGCCGGCTTTTCCGCCTTCGTCACCAGCCTCACCTATACGCTGCTGGGCATTGTGCTGATCCCGCTGATCATCCTCTCGGTCTGCGCGATCCTTGCCAATCTGATCCAGCACCAGCCGCTGTTTTCCGGCGAGCCGGTGAAACCAAAATTCTCCAAGGTTTCCCCGCTGGCCGGGTTCAAGCGCCTGTTCTCGGGCGAGTCGCTGGTCAATTTCGGCAAGGGGCTGCTCAAGATCTCGGTGGTCGGCGCCGTGGTGATCATGGTGGTGTGGCCCGAGCGCGACCGGCTCGACACGATGATGACGGCCGATCCGCTGATTATCCTGGCCGATTTCCAGGAGCTCGGCGTCAAGATCTTCATGGCCGTGCTGATCGTGGTCACCGCGATTGCCGGTGCCGACTATTTCTACGTCCGCCAGAAGTGGTGGAAGAAGCAGATGATGACGCTGCAGGAGACGCGCGACGAATACAAGCAGATGGAAGGCGACCCGCACGTCAAGGGCAAGCTGCGCCAGCTGCGCCACGAGAAGTCGCGCAAGCGCATGATGGCCGCCGTGCCCGATGCCACCGTGGTCATCACCAACCCGACCCACTTTGCCGTGGCGCTCAAATACGACAAGGGCATGAAGGCCCCGCAATGCGTGGCCAAGGGCGCTGATGCCGTGGCCTTCCGCATTCGCGAGCTGGCCAAGGAAAATGACGTGCCGATCGTCGAAAACCCGCCCCTGGCGCGTGCGCTCTTCGCCACGGTCGAGGTCGACGACGTCATCCCCGGCGAGCATTTCCAGGCGGTGGCCGAAGTCATCGGCTTCGTGATGCGGCTCAAGCGCGGGGCGGGGTGGAAGGCGGGGTAG
- a CDS encoding aldo/keto reductase: MTARAFEKRRIGCTELEVTTLGLGAASLAGIFNAVPAEQGRATIRHALDRGLNYIDTSPQYGLGRSEHLVGDVLRERRDGVILSSKVGRLLRPVDPARQDKGNWIDPLPFEQVYDYSYDGVMRSYEDSQQRLGLGEIDIIYVHDIGTSTHGVEGNKPFWAQLANGGYRALRELKDSGAVKAIGLGVNEWQVLMDAFALGDWDVFLLAGRYTLLEQTSLEPFMSTCVARGASVVVGGPFNSGILVGRDTFNYGKAPAEVVAKVRAIQAVCDEFDVPLPAAALQFPLTHPAVCNVLPGPRSPQELDGILDWWDIKIPQALWHRLAEQGLLARGTPVPGGVA; this comes from the coding sequence ATGACGGCTCGTGCCTTCGAAAAACGCCGCATCGGCTGCACCGAACTCGAGGTGACGACGCTGGGCCTGGGCGCTGCCTCGCTGGCCGGCATTTTCAACGCCGTGCCCGCCGAACAGGGCCGCGCCACCATCCGACATGCCCTCGATAGGGGCCTTAACTATATCGACACCTCGCCCCAATATGGCCTTGGCCGTTCCGAGCATCTGGTCGGCGACGTGCTGCGCGAGCGCCGCGATGGCGTGATCCTCTCCAGCAAGGTCGGCCGCCTGCTGCGCCCGGTTGATCCTGCCAGACAGGACAAGGGCAACTGGATCGATCCCCTGCCCTTCGAACAGGTCTATGACTATTCCTATGACGGCGTGATGCGCTCCTATGAGGACAGCCAGCAGCGGCTCGGCCTCGGCGAGATCGACATCATCTATGTCCACGACATCGGTACCTCCACCCACGGCGTCGAGGGCAACAAGCCCTTCTGGGCACAGCTCGCCAATGGCGGCTACCGGGCACTGCGCGAGTTGAAGGACAGCGGCGCGGTCAAGGCCATCGGCCTGGGCGTCAACGAGTGGCAGGTGCTGATGGACGCCTTTGCACTGGGCGACTGGGACGTCTTCCTGCTGGCCGGCCGCTACACCCTGCTGGAGCAGACATCGCTTGAGCCCTTTATGAGCACCTGTGTCGCCCGCGGCGCCTCGGTCGTCGTCGGCGGCCCCTTCAATTCGGGCATTCTTGTCGGTCGCGACACCTTCAACTATGGCAAGGCGCCCGCCGAGGTGGTGGCCAAGGTCCGCGCCATCCAGGCGGTCTGCGACGAGTTCGATGTCCCCCTGCCCGCCGCAGCGCTGCAATTCCCGCTGACCCATCCAGCGGTCTGCAATGTCCTGCCGGGGCCACGGTCACCGCAGGAGCTGGATGGGATCCTTGACTGGTGGGACATCAAAATTCCGCAGGCCCTGTGGCACCGGCTGGCGGAACAAGGCCTGCTGGCCAGGGGCACGCCGGTTCCGGGTGGGGTGGCTTAG
- a CDS encoding flagellar hook-basal body complex protein FliE produces the protein MAISTPFNAATAAYGNASRLINQAAKPSTDLMALANQGNGNSFADMLASQVQGVVEQGAATNQMSLDMVNGKANVVDMVTALSETEIAIQSMVTVRDRVISAYEEIMRMPI, from the coding sequence ATGGCCATCTCCACTCCCTTCAATGCCGCGACCGCTGCCTATGGCAATGCCAGCCGGCTGATCAACCAGGCCGCCAAGCCCAGTACCGACCTGATGGCGCTGGCCAACCAGGGCAATGGCAACAGCTTTGCCGACATGCTGGCCAGCCAGGTGCAGGGCGTGGTCGAGCAGGGCGCCGCGACCAACCAGATGTCGCTCGACATGGTCAATGGCAAGGCCAATGTGGTCGACATGGTCACCGCGCTCAGCGAGACCGAAATCGCCATCCAGAGCATGGTCACCGTCCGCGACCGGGTGATCTCGGCCTATGAAGAAATCATGCGCATGCCGATTTGA
- a CDS encoding response regulator, producing MAARPLGEDTYPDPLMATGRGSSGLWRVVLLGLVLIAIAVGFTLFSNEIPTDLVLTFVGILAVIGVFCLFGLAAGLFRFANGEERRTVSNAVVDSLPFGAVVADRDGKISYVNSHYGSFTGAVTNGVPVGVPRLFAGQSDASEAIYRLSRAGKDGRAAVEDIRIVGGLGGSISDTTKAFWYRVSVRPLPNSDETHKPLVIWSVEDITRDKDSNESAFRDLQRAIDYLDHSPAGFFSADAHGAIQYLNSTLTDWLGYDLAEFNAGHLRLSDLVRGDGATLLMRGRGDGEIRTEIIDIDLVRRNGTSFPVRLLHRAARLADGELGETRTLVLDKSNAPDNEEELRAAEVRFSRFFNDTPFAIATLDREGRIIRTNAPFGRIFKWSGEEKSLEQQPLSELIGEQSREKFARAVSDALALRSEVEPVDALLSVEGDHAVRLYLSSSEISAGSPEQVNVYALDMTDQRKLEAQFAQSQKMQAVGQLAGGVAHDFNNLLTAIIGFSDLLLLKHKPGDPSFSELMQIKQNANRAAGLTRQLLAFSRRQTLRPQVLELPLIVDDLTVLLKRMIGEKNHLSVDHGRNIWPVRADVVQLEQVIINLVVNARDAMPDGGSITLRTSNVEKSEAERMSFEGMIPADYVLIDVQDTGTGMSQEIIEKIFEPFFTTKELGKGTGLGLSTVYGIVKQTEGYIYPVSVVGVGTTFKIFLPRHVPAASEVAAKVAAAAAPVRDLTGHERILLVDDEESVRAFSAQALRATGYEVFEADGGEEALEVLEDEDFKIDLMISDVAMPEMDGPTLLKHVRETMPDLKVIFVSGYAEESVRRDIEDDQSVEFLPKPYSLDQINTKVKEVLQMLGKGDLN from the coding sequence ATGGCAGCACGGCCGCTCGGCGAGGACACATATCCCGATCCCCTGATGGCAACGGGGCGCGGCAGCAGCGGGCTGTGGCGCGTGGTGCTGCTGGGACTGGTGCTGATTGCCATTGCGGTCGGCTTTACGCTGTTCAGCAACGAGATCCCAACCGACCTGGTGCTGACATTTGTCGGCATCCTGGCGGTGATCGGCGTCTTCTGCCTGTTTGGCCTTGCCGCTGGCCTGTTCCGCTTCGCCAATGGCGAGGAGCGCCGCACGGTCTCCAACGCCGTGGTCGACAGCCTGCCGTTTGGCGCCGTGGTGGCCGATCGCGACGGCAAGATCTCCTATGTGAATTCCCATTACGGCAGCTTCACCGGCGCGGTGACCAATGGCGTGCCGGTGGGCGTGCCGCGCCTGTTTGCCGGGCAATCCGATGCCAGCGAAGCCATCTATCGCCTGTCGCGGGCCGGTAAGGATGGTCGCGCAGCCGTGGAAGATATCCGCATCGTCGGGGGCTTGGGCGGCTCGATCAGCGACACGACCAAGGCCTTCTGGTACCGCGTTTCGGTGCGGCCGCTGCCCAATTCGGACGAGACGCACAAGCCGCTGGTGATCTGGTCGGTGGAAGACATTACCCGCGACAAGGACAGCAACGAGAGCGCCTTCCGCGACCTGCAGCGGGCTATCGATTATCTCGACCATTCGCCGGCCGGTTTTTTCTCCGCCGATGCGCATGGCGCAATCCAGTATCTCAATTCCACGCTGACCGACTGGCTGGGCTATGACCTGGCCGAGTTCAATGCCGGCCATCTGCGCCTCAGCGATCTGGTGCGCGGCGATGGGGCGACGCTGTTGATGCGCGGCCGCGGCGATGGCGAAATCCGTACCGAAATCATCGATATCGACCTGGTGCGCCGCAATGGCACGAGCTTTCCGGTGCGTCTGCTGCATCGCGCGGCGCGGCTGGCCGATGGCGAGCTGGGCGAGACGCGTACCCTCGTGCTCGACAAGTCCAATGCACCGGACAATGAAGAAGAGCTGCGGGCCGCCGAAGTGCGCTTTTCGCGCTTTTTCAACGACACGCCTTTCGCCATTGCCACGCTCGACCGGGAAGGGCGGATCATCCGCACCAATGCCCCGTTCGGGCGGATATTCAAATGGTCGGGCGAGGAAAAGAGCCTCGAGCAGCAGCCGCTGAGCGAGCTGATCGGCGAGCAGAGCCGCGAAAAGTTCGCCCGCGCCGTCAGCGATGCGCTGGCGCTGCGCTCGGAAGTCGAGCCGGTCGATGCCCTGCTCAGCGTCGAGGGCGATCACGCCGTGCGGCTTTATCTTTCCTCCTCGGAAATCAGCGCCGGCTCGCCCGAGCAGGTCAATGTCTATGCGCTCGACATGACCGACCAGCGCAAGCTCGAGGCCCAGTTCGCCCAGAGCCAGAAGATGCAGGCCGTGGGCCAGCTGGCCGGTGGCGTGGCGCATGATTTCAACAACCTGCTCACCGCCATCATCGGCTTCTCGGACCTCTTGCTGCTCAAGCACAAGCCAGGCGACCCTTCGTTCAGCGAGCTGATGCAGATCAAGCAGAATGCCAATCGTGCCGCGGGGCTGACCCGCCAGCTGCTGGCGTTTTCTCGTCGCCAGACTCTTAGGCCCCAGGTGCTGGAGCTGCCGCTGATCGTCGACGACCTGACCGTGTTGCTCAAGCGCATGATCGGCGAGAAGAACCATCTGTCGGTCGATCATGGCCGCAATATCTGGCCGGTGCGCGCCGACGTGGTGCAGCTCGAACAGGTGATCATCAACCTCGTGGTCAATGCGCGCGATGCGATGCCCGACGGCGGCTCGATCACGCTGCGCACCTCCAATGTCGAGAAGTCCGAAGCCGAGCGCATGAGCTTCGAGGGCATGATCCCGGCTGACTATGTTCTCATCGATGTGCAGGACACCGGCACGGGCATGAGCCAGGAGATCATCGAAAAGATCTTCGAGCCCTTCTTTACCACCAAGGAGCTGGGCAAGGGCACAGGCCTGGGCCTCTCGACAGTCTATGGCATCGTCAAGCAGACCGAGGGCTATATCTATCCGGTCTCGGTGGTCGGCGTCGGTACGACCTTCAAGATCTTCCTGCCGCGCCATGTGCCGGCGGCCAGCGAAGTCGCGGCCAAGGTTGCCGCAGCGGCCGCCCCGGTGCGCGATCTCACCGGTCACGAGCGCATCCTTCTGGTCGATGACGAGGAGAGCGTGCGCGCCTTCTCGGCCCAGGCGCTGCGCGCCACAGGCTACGAAGTGTTCGAGGCTGATGGCGGCGAAGAGGCGCTGGAAGTGCTGGAAGACGAAGACTTCAAGATCGACCTGATGATTTCCGACGTCGCCATGCCGGAAATGGACGGGCCGACGCTGCTCAAGCATGTGCGCGAGACCATGCCGGACCTCAAGGTGATCTTCGTCTCCGGCTATGCCGAGGAAAGCGTGCGCCGTGATATCGAGGACGACCAGAGCGTCGAATTCCTGCCCAAGCCTTATTCGCTCGACCAGATCAATACCAAGGTCAAGGAAGTGCTGCAGATGCTGGGCAAGGGTGACCTCAATTGA
- the flgC gene encoding flagellar basal body rod protein FlgC, with translation MDFNSSMKIAATGLHAQTARMRVLAENLANADSAGKAPGEEPYRRRIPTFQTVFDAEVGGKIVEVGKLAYDMSDFSTRYEPGHPAADERGYVQYPNVNSLVESMDMREAQRTYEANLNVVTVTRQMLGRTLDILRG, from the coding sequence ATGGACTTTAACTCGTCGATGAAGATTGCCGCCACGGGCCTGCATGCCCAGACGGCGCGCATGCGGGTGCTGGCGGAAAACCTCGCCAATGCCGACTCGGCCGGCAAGGCGCCGGGCGAAGAGCCCTATCGCCGCCGCATCCCGACCTTTCAGACGGTCTTTGACGCCGAAGTGGGCGGCAAGATCGTCGAAGTGGGCAAGCTCGCCTATGACATGAGCGACTTTTCCACGCGCTACGAACCGGGCCATCCGGCCGCCGACGAGCGGGGCTATGTGCAATATCCCAACGTCAATTCCCTCGTTGAATCGATGGACATGCGCGAGGCGCAGCGCACCTACGAGGCCAATCTCAACGTCGTCACCGTGACGCGGCAGATGCTCGGGCGCACGCTCGACATTTTGCGCGGTTAA
- a CDS encoding flagellar biosynthetic protein FliO, whose amino-acid sequence MNFLTSLFGGSNNTVLTAVFALVAVIAAILLVLWLLKLLFNATGNVTRGRNRRLAVIDSLALDPKRQLLIIRRDNVEHLILVGGAQDLLIEGGIEVEAAPAAQPSRRPIPTVPSRKPPMAPIAPQPSAQPKAPPATAIEQLQQLGQNTGKKQHLSLRHTGLLRPVKDADASISPENSTAPVVSVADSAKEDRARRDVESSDFVDNDNEANRK is encoded by the coding sequence ATGAACTTCCTCACCAGCCTTTTTGGCGGTTCGAACAATACCGTGCTCACCGCGGTTTTCGCCCTCGTGGCCGTCATCGCCGCCATATTGCTGGTGCTCTGGCTCCTCAAGCTGCTGTTCAACGCCACCGGTAATGTCACGCGCGGCCGCAACCGGCGCCTCGCCGTCATCGACTCCCTGGCGCTCGATCCCAAGCGGCAGCTGCTGATCATCCGCCGCGACAATGTCGAGCACCTGATCCTGGTCGGTGGCGCGCAGGACCTGCTGATCGAAGGCGGCATCGAGGTCGAGGCAGCGCCCGCCGCCCAGCCCAGCCGCCGCCCCATCCCGACGGTTCCGAGCCGCAAGCCGCCCATGGCGCCGATCGCACCACAGCCGTCTGCACAGCCCAAGGCGCCGCCGGCGACCGCCATCGAACAGCTCCAGCAGCTGGGCCAGAACACCGGCAAGAAGCAGCACCTCTCGCTGCGTCACACCGGCCTGCTGCGCCCGGTAAAGGACGCAGATGCTTCGATTTCCCCCGAAAACTCCACGGCTCCCGTCGTCTCCGTCGCCGACTCAGCTAAAGAGGACAGGGCACGGCGTGACGTAGAAAGCTCCGACTTTGTCGACAATGACAACGAGGCTAACCGCAAGTAA
- the fliR gene encoding flagellar biosynthetic protein FliR yields the protein MTVGLDWLPSTAFIYLLLFARIGSILMLMPALGEDMIPVRMRLSFALAFTLVVYPLLADSMPAMPDNFMVILTLLLHEIAIGLILGAIVRITVMATQVAGAIIAFQTGLSAAMAADPTQVGVQGAVFGSFLSFLGMVLIFATDLHHVALAATYDSYMVFPLDAPLMFDDAAQLAIRTVASAFTIGVQMSAPFIVFGLVFNLGAGILAKLMPALQVYFVLMPANIALGLILFALVLTSMMGWYLTAFENHLAMWRG from the coding sequence GTGACCGTCGGGCTCGACTGGCTGCCCAGCACCGCCTTCATCTATCTGCTGCTGTTTGCGCGGATCGGTTCGATCCTGATGCTGATGCCGGCGCTGGGCGAGGACATGATCCCGGTCCGCATGCGCCTCAGCTTTGCCCTGGCCTTCACGCTGGTGGTCTATCCGCTGCTGGCCGACAGCATGCCGGCCATGCCGGACAATTTCATGGTGATCCTGACGCTGCTGCTGCACGAGATCGCCATCGGGCTGATCCTGGGCGCCATCGTGCGCATCACCGTCATGGCGACGCAGGTGGCCGGCGCCATCATCGCCTTCCAGACAGGCCTGTCGGCCGCCATGGCCGCCGATCCGACGCAGGTGGGCGTGCAGGGCGCGGTGTTCGGCAGCTTCCTGAGCTTTCTGGGCATGGTGCTGATCTTTGCCACGGACCTGCATCACGTGGCGCTCGCGGCGACCTATGACAGCTACATGGTGTTTCCGCTCGATGCGCCGCTGATGTTCGACGATGCCGCGCAGCTCGCGATCCGCACCGTCGCCTCGGCCTTTACCATTGGCGTACAGATGTCGGCGCCCTTCATCGTCTTCGGGCTGGTGTTCAACCTGGGCGCGGGAATCCTGGCCAAGCTGATGCCGGCGCTGCAGGTCTATTTCGTGCTGATGCCGGCCAATATCGCGCTCGGGCTCATCCTCTTTGCCCTGGTGCTGACCTCGATGATGGGCTGGTATCTGACCGCTTTTGAAAATCACCTCGCGATGTGGAGGGGCTAA